Sequence from the Pseudopipra pipra isolate bDixPip1 chromosome 16, bDixPip1.hap1, whole genome shotgun sequence genome:
GAACGTGCTGGTCTCCTTCTTGCCATGTGGACCTTGACCCTTATGTCCCCCAGCAAAccctgcttttcctttggaTGCTTCATTGGCTCAGGAGCCGTAATTCTAAGTGTGAGGACTGGCACTTGCTATTTGCATTGGCTCATTGGTGGCGTTGGGGACACAGGATGGGCCCTTTCTGATACAGGATCATGTTGCTGAGCTTTGGGAGGCTCCCCATGGAGAGAAGTTTTCTGCTGTACATTTGCTCATACCAAAAAAATCCTCTCTTGCAGCTTAGTGTCCTGCCTGGGACTAGTTATTGAGCCAAGTAAGAGCACTGGATTTCTTTGCCAGAAAGCTCCTGCTTCCAGGCTGATTTCTTAACATAGAGACCAGCTGTGCAGGTGGAGGGCACACATGAAGCAGATCATCCCCAGCTTTTGACTCAGCATCTGTAAATAcattaatatgattttttttttttttaagaaagggGTGAAGATGGGCAGCAAGACACTGGATGTGTTGGCAAAGCTCTGTGCTGAAGACAGGGAGGGTCCAGAGCTGCCCTTTCTGTGTGGTGCTCCAGCCCTAAATCACCCTGTGAAGAGAGGCTGGTGGGGGATATTCTTATTtatacacatataaaaatattactgcTGGTTACTGGGGGGAGAAACAGCCCAGGGACACTTGTGGAGCTCTTGCTCCTTTCCTGTAGACATGTCCCTGGGCTAAGCAAGAGATTATAGAAACTTCTGGGCCACTTTTGTAAGTTCTTCACCCAAGGCACTGCACTGCATCTCTCTGGTGAGGCACTGCCAGGGATCCAGCAGCATCAGGAATGAAgctggatttttcttctctctttccacTATTTTTTTACCTTATTGTACAGAAAATGTCAGTCCTCACATCACCCCCCTCCCTCTTTTAGGGGCTCCCGGAAACATCTGTAAAAGGATTTGAATTAAGGATTACCCAGACTCTGTATGATCAGCTCCAGGGAATCAGCTGCTCAGAGGTTTCCTTTTGTTTAATCCATATTGGCCCAGACCTTCAAATtgctttagaaaagcaaaacaggcaggtttgctggggaaaaacaaacaaacaaaacaccctgGCACTACCAGGTGTAGCTGAAATAAAAGGTGTTGGCTGGCAGGAGAACAGCCCCAGGGAACAGGGAGAACAACcacagggatgtgtgtgtgcagggatggggggaccagCCACCACTGTCAGGGCTTCAGTGGTGTTTAATAAACCAAATCAATTAATCTCATTGCTGAACTTATTGGTTGAAAATACTTCTCTCTAAGCCAGGGGGTCTTTaatgaacatggtggtggtgttCTCTTATTCAGTAAAGGGAGAACCTGCAGCACCAATAAAGAGCCAAAACCTGAAATTTTCCTGCAGAGAACAGTGCTTGAAAATAAGGTGGGGAGAGGGGCATGCAAAAAAGCCAGCTGGGAGGCTTATTACTCATAGCAGTGGTCCTTAGTTatcctctttcttcttcctgctccaGGCTTCATCTGTCTTTTGGGATTAATCAGTGGTTATTTAAATAGGAAAGTGTGTGGGCAAGCTGCTGCATTTTGCACCACTCCACACTATTGATAGCACTGACTTGGGTTTAGGAAAAGTCAAGTGCAGTGAAGGCACAGGCGTCTTCTCGTCAGCTCCAAgtaatcttatttttttcctgagtaaaATTTTCCTCCCATTTGCACCATCTCCCCTGAACTAGACTGAATCCTTCTTTAAATGTCACCTTTTCTTTGCccacttataaaaaaaaaaaaaaaaagaagcaagctGTGTTCATTTGCTTCAAAACCAGAATTGTGTAGAACTGGTGCTGACTTGCAAACCAGAAAAgtccctattttttttttgttctgtacCAGAGAACTGGGCTGCAGTAAAAGCTTCACCACCTCACACTGCAGAATATGTCACTTTTGTACTGACTGTACTTGATGGCACTTCCATGAgacctttgcattttttttcctggttcaGATACTCAGTTTGTTGTGGACACTCAAGCACACACACGCTCGCTGTAGCTGACCTTtgctctgtaatttttttccattttttaaagaaaaaaagctttgttattcttctctttaaaaaaaaaaaaaaaaaaaggtaatttaaaaCCTGTATAGTGTTCCAAGCACGCAgtgtaaatatttattcctCAGCAATTAGCAGAGGGTTCTCTTTTGCGACTGAgttgtgggtttgatttttaaatcttGTTCCACGTGCGGGTTGGGAAAGAAGCGATGAGTGTAACGTGTCCAACCCACCCTGTCTTCCCTGATAAACCATTTCTTTGGGGTTTTAGGACtgttataaatatattttcaagcCTTTTCTGCTGACCTACTCCTTTAGTTATGAAGGTACCTGTCCAAAGATTGTGTACAGTCCCTTTGACCGCTGTAACCTACTTTGCTATaaatttgggttattttttttccattcagagGACTCAGTAATCTTGTGTTTGAAAGTGGCATCGACGCCGTGCATGTGCAAACTGTTACCTGTTGTTATAGAGAGCAGCAACAACTCCTTGGTGTGACACAGCTCTCCTTGCACAGTCACCTGGGGCTGTCATGGTGAGCACAGTGAGCCCCCGGATTTGGGAGGCACCTGTAACACTGTGCTTCCTTGCTCAGCACATCTGGGATTCTCTTGGACTTCCCAAGGGATCCACAGCCCCTGCTGCACAGACTCCCATCCCACAGCAGTGTGGTGGTGCAGTGTGTGTAACCTCCAGCGTAGCTGTCCCTACAACGTAGTTACTCCTGAGCTGAACGTGATCCTGTAGTACAAACCACTTTTTAGAAGAGGATCCAacgtgctgctgcaggagcagggagcaccAGGCTGGGAACAACGTGAGCCTGGCCTCAGTGTGAGGCTGCTAAAGAAACAGAGGGTGTGGGATTTACTAGAGAAACCTGATGAGCCAGACGAGTTGGTTCCAACTGAACTAACCCAGCTGGCCGTGAACTTGTAAATAATGGGTGCAATTACCATTGTGTTCTTCATGCTTTCTTCACCCTGTGTGCAGGACGACAGGAACACTCACTGTTTGTTCTAAACTAGAGACAGTAAAGCATGTAAAATACTAGAGACCATGGTAAGTAGAAAACAGGAATGCTCTGGCTTTGGCCTGGGTCTACCCTCCTGGGTCCTGGAGTTCTCGGTGGCTTGAGAGTTTAAAGAATCATTTGAAAGGATGAAGGTTTGGGGGGACAGAAGGAAGCTCTGCAAGGCTGTGGGTGGTGTCTGAGCAGGCTATTCAGGTACTTCACTACCCTATGGAAAAACAGCTTTGCCTTGGTTCTCTCAGAGAACAGTTTTACCCCACGACTGACCTGTAACCAGTGGGGACTTGTTCTGGGTTAACTCCATGGTCTGCCACTTGTACATGGAAATGACCCAAAGGAATTGTGAGCAAGGAGGGGACAAGAGTCATCTCTGTGATGAGGGGATGCAGCAGCCAGCCCTCCACCTCTGACCTGTGACGTGGCTGAGCAGCAAAGTGGCATCAGAGCCcgggcagtgctgggatgctgcagcccCTGACCTCCCACACAGGGTATTTTCCCTCTGCAATGGGGAAGGGTGTGGGAGGCTCCTGTTTCTCAGTGTGCGtgagctcctctctccttcccttctcccttccacTCCCAGtttatttcagtgcttttttaAGAGCCACCGTTCCCCATTGGCTGCTTGCTGTAATAGACACATCCCTCTTTCTCACAGTATTTATTCCTTACAAAACCTTGTGTGACATGCTAGGCTCCCCTGGATGTAGCTGATCATTTTTACTTTGTAAATATAATTACCTAACTTTACATTAACTATATCGTAATAAACTATTTTTGCACCACCCTTTGCGTGCCGTGTGTGAGGTGTTCTCTTCCAAAAAGAAGAACAGGGCAGAGGCCAGAGCCTGAAAATGAGGGAGCTGTTTGCTTTTATAGTCACACTTCGCAAAGGAAATGCAACAGGCAGCACTTTAATAAGCAGTAATTTATTTAGAGTGGTTTAAATCTAGTGCTGTTGAACGGGATTTACTAGAGAATGACCTTCCCCAAGTGCTTCTGTAGTTGCTGCACCACAGGTAACATCGTGTTCTTTCCTCCATCCGAACTTTCTCAGGCAGAACAGAACAAATCTACAATCTCTGGTGATATCCATGTATCCTAAATAACACCTAAGGACCTACAGGAATTGCAGGGCAAAAACCAAATGAGGATGTTGaggttttctgtgaaaatggTTTATTTGGCAGTGCCAGTCACAGCACCGCTGGTAAAAAAACTGGTAACAGAATATCAAATAATCTCTCAACGTGAAAAAAGGTTAAAGCACTTTGTATTCAGTGTGAAACAATTCTTACACAGCCACTATTCAGAGTTTGAAATCCTTTGGTTTACACCATTTTTCTTCCACTctgagctgcagggagagagatgtcacctccctccccttgtttttcctccctgctgctgccagcacaggtgAGGTCACTGACCCAGACTAGGACATGGGTGTCCCAGCACCTGAATAAACCAGGGTTTCCAGACCTCTCCCAAAATGTGCGACCCAACTCCAGCCATGTCTGTTCTCCAGACAGACAGACCGACTGTTCCCAGAGAACAgttttctcttgtttccttCCAGTCTTGCCTACACTTCCTTGCTGGAAGACAAGTCTGTCATTAGTATCTGTGCTCATTCTTTTACACCAGAGCTCTCTAGTAATCTttaaccaaaagaaacatatacaCAGTCAAAACTTAGAAATTTCTGCCTATTTCCCACAAATTTCCTTTTACAAACTTTCAACAATTAATGCTAACAAGAAATGTAACTCAGGTGCTTAATCTATACAAACTCAAACTGCTGCAGCCCTCTAATCTCTCCTTTAGTTACTGGTGTAgaggagccattgtgacacaATTCCATTTGCAGTACCCCAAGTTGGCAAATGTGACTTTTACCACTGAAAAACCTGCCCAGGATGGTATGAACATACCTTGACTGCACCAAGGCACGGCAACGAGTCTGCCCAATGTTTTAATGCCTCTGAATGCAGCTCTGTCACTGTCATCCTCACAAAACAACTCACAAACAGGTGGGTCATTCCCTCTAGCACAGGAATGACCCGCGGCAAGGGATCTGTGGCATTTTAGGGCACTGAGCACTTCATTTTTCTGGAGGAGTTTACCCAAGTTGCACCCAGACGGATACAAAACAATTATGtctacaaaaaataataaattcgTGGTGTTATCTGTCAAGTGCTCCACCAGCCCTGTACGGCAGCTCAATCAGTTACTGACTTTGGGAAAAACGTAATTGGTGGGATTGTACTCTTCCCAAATCCTTTCGAACTCATCCAGAAAAGGCTTCACACACGCGGCGTCGTCCACGACGAGCACGTTCTCCCTGTTGCTCTGGATGGCCTGGGTGGTCCAGTTGAGGGAGCCCGTGATGAGCATCCTGCGGTCCACGATGGCGAACTTGTGGTGCATGAACCCGCCGTGCTGGTCGTGGCGCACCTGGATCCCTACAAAGACACGGCAGCTGTTGAGGGCTGTCCGAGCCTCCCCcgtgtccccgctccccccgctccCGGGGTCGGCGGCGCTCACCCGCGTGGCGCAGGCGGCCGATCTGGGAGCCGTGCAGCCCCATGTACTGCGCGTCCGTCACCAGGCGGACGCGGACCCCGCGGCGGTGCAGCAGCTGCACGGCTCGGGCGAGCTGCGGGCAGGAGAAGGCGAAGATGCAGAGGTCGAGGGAGCGGCGGGCGGAGAGGAGGCGCCGCACGAGGCGGCTCAGCGAGGTCTCGGCCCGCGGCAGTGGGcacgggcagggcagggcgggcGCGCCGGGCGCCTCGGCCAGCAGCGCCTCGAGGCAGCAGGGCCGGGACGGGAAGAACAGAACCTCCCGGagcggccgcggccgccgccagGCCGCCACCGCcagcgcggccgccgccgccgccacggCGAGAAGCGCGGCCCGAGGGAGCCCCGCGGGACTCCACATCCCACAGGACACACACCACAGGACACATCCCACAGGACACATCCCCCGGGAGCGGCGCGCAGGCGTGGGAGGCACCGGGGAGGGGCTGCCGGGCCTGGGCCTGAGCTTGAAACTGGGCCTGAGCCTGAGCCTGAGCCTGGGCCTTCCCCACACAGCAAAACCCCACACACCGAACCTTTCCCGAAACACTGAACCCTTTCCCATACACCAAACCTGCATGCACACACAAGCACTCATACACTGaacccttcccttccccacacATCCAACCCTTCCCCAAACACCGAACCCTTCCCTAAACACCGAACCTTTCCCGAAACATCAAACCCTTCCCCACACACCGAACTCTTCCCCAAACACCAAAACCCTTCCTCACATAcaccaaaaccacacacacagaactgatCCCTTCCCCACACACCAAATCCTTCCCCACACAGCAAACCCTGCTCCAAAcaccaaacccccaaacaccAAATCCTTCCCCATATACCCAACCCATCCCCAAGCACCAGCCCTTGTGCTGCAGATATGCAAtagggaccctaaagatcatccagtcccaccccctgccatgggcagggacaccttccactagcccaggttgctccaagccccatccaacctggccttggacacttccagggatgggaaagccacagcttctctgggcaacttgtgccagggcctctccactctcacagccaagaatttcttcccagtatcccatctaaccctgacCTCTGttagtgggaagccattcccccttgtcctgtcacttcatgCCCTTGTcacaagtccctctccagctcttctggagaGGGAAAGGGCTCTGGAAtgggctctcaggtctccccagagccttctcttctccaggctggacacccccagctctcccagcctggctgcagaaCAAAGGTGCTCCAGCACATGGAACATCTCTGCGGCCTCCTCCtaacttgctccagcagctccacgtccttctgATGTTGGGGTcccacagctggacacagcaccccacgtggggtctcacaagggcaGGATAGAGGGGGACAATCACCTGCCTTGACCTGCTGGATCCTGCCCGGCTGAGGGGACAGGGGTGGCAGAACTGGTGCAAAAAGGCTTTGTCTCTGCCTGCACCCAGCAGTGACCCAGCGCTGGCACTCTGGCACTCGCCGCTCCCACCTCGCTCCCGGGTACGCGCTGCTCAGCCAGGCAGGAAAGGAAATCAGCTCGGAATAAAGAATTATCCTGCCTTAATCAGTTTGTCTCTAAGGCGTATCgtttggaggggaggagggtggTGAAAGATGTCTGCAGACATGACGTTTTGTTAATTAAGTTGTGCACATTCCAGCTATCGCTGACGGCAAAGGGAGCACCCGCGGCCTCAGCGAGCTGCAGGAACTTGCCCAGACAACTATTTGGTAATCCCACGTATAGATGTGTTCTGGCAGCCAAGCACATCTGGGTTATATGCTCACTGACTTAGCAGCTCTCCCCCTTCTTTCCTGTGGGCATTTTATAAGCGCTAAGTTAGTGGTTTCCTTGCCCTGGTTCAAAAATGATGTGTTATCCAGAGTCTAGTTGTCCATGACAGCCTTGTCAGGTCAGGATGAAGATGGAGCAACATCACATATGACTCACCAAGCacaaggaagaagcagcagcctcagccttGACCTTGTGACCACCTTTTCACTGTTTTGGAAGAAATGACTAGACTAGGTTTTGATGTTGGATTGCTTAGGAACtggtttttaaaagataaaaccaGTTCAGCAATTGAGAAGGTGTAAATGCCAAGTAATGTCTCACCTGCTGTGTT
This genomic interval carries:
- the PLD6 gene encoding mitochondrial cardiolipin hydrolase codes for the protein MWSPAGLPRAALLAVAAAAAALAVAAWRRPRPLREVLFFPSRPCCLEALLAEAPGAPALPCPCPLPRAETSLSRLVRRLLSARRSLDLCIFAFSCPQLARAVQLLHRRGVRVRLVTDAQYMGLHGSQIGRLRHAGIQVRHDQHGGFMHHKFAIVDRRMLITGSLNWTTQAIQSNRENVLVVDDAACVKPFLDEFERIWEEYNPTNYVFPKVSN